From the Ochotona princeps isolate mOchPri1 chromosome 26, mOchPri1.hap1, whole genome shotgun sequence genome, the window TCCCCTGCTCTCCAACAAGTGCAAGCACTAGGGCCAGACAGGGTCAGCCTGTGCCAGGTCCCATAGCCAGAAGTACCCAAGCCTGGGCTTAAGGCTGTGTCTCTCTGCTGGACTCTAAGCCCTGGCCCCACTGTCCTCCTTAAGGCCTCCCTGGCTGTAACCTGCAGACTGTCTATGCCCAGCCCTAGGGTCTCAGCTCAGCTGCCCTGTCTCCCTGCCTGGCCCTACACACCTCTCATGCAGCCCGTGTAGGATGTGCCTGGGCAGCTGCCAGAGCCTGAGCTCTTTGGGTCCTGTGACCTGCCAAGGAACGAATGTCAccttgcttcctccctgctcTCTTGTGgttggctggggagggggccggTCAGGCCGGGGGTGAGGTtaacctcattgttgtcttataTGGTCATTTAAATCTCCCAGGGCTTTCTCCAAGGGCCAAAAATAATCTGGAGCCACAGCAGCTGTGTCCAGCACCCAGAGAGGACCGGGCCATCTGCTCTGGCTCGGCGCCCCTGTCTGCTGTCACTcagctcctttctctccctccatcctcgCTTCTGCCTGCAGTCATGACCTGCTTCTCCTACGCAGAATACTTCGCCCTGTTTCACTCCCACCCTGCACCTTCCAGGTCTGCCGTGCCCCCCGAGAGTCCCCCAGCCCCGGCCCCCATGGGCTTGTTCCAAGGGGTCCTGCAGAAATACAGCAGCAGCTTGTTCAAGACTTCGCAGCCGGCGTAAGTGACCCGCGTcccccagccctggacactgtCAGGTCTGGTGTGCATGCCCCCAGGTGGGGTGGCCGGGAGGGTGGGGCGGGAGGCAGCACCCCCAGGAGGGCGGGGGGCACCTCATAGCAAATCTCTTCCAGGTGCCCCACCTCcctgtgacccagctgctccctgctgcatTGGGCTCTGCGGCCAGGCTGATGTGGGGCTCCAAGAGCTGGATGCCCCCAGAAAGGGGTGCTGCGGGAGGGGGCAGGACtcagcaggagggaggggaggcatGGCTCCTGACCCTGGAGCAGGGATTCTGCTGTCTTGcctgtctgcttcctggctccctgggggcagcccagacactgcacacacccacacctttGACTTTTGTTTCGCTATGTGGCTTTTCTTTGTTAAGTGTCAGGTGCGAACATCTGGGCTTCTCGACTGCCTGGATAGTCACGCTGTCGCTGTCTGCCTCCCTTCTCGGCATCCCTGGGACCCTAGAGAGAGTAAAAATTGAAGCTCTCTCCCACCCAACAGctattcctggctccttgctgtgcAGAGGGGCAACTGGCCAGCCCTTGGGCCTCGCTGCCCCCGCTCCCTGGTGCCACATACGTGTGGGGCCAGCCACTGGGACAAAGGGTCCTGGTGCTGGTCTCAGCCCAGAGTCACTGCAGGGACCAGGTGGCCTCCAGGATGCCCCCCTGGGGTGTGACACCGAAACTGTGGCCCCTTGTCAGAGGCTGGTCCTTCAGCGGGGCTCCACCAGGGAAGGGGGCACCTATCGACGGGGGGCGCTGGCCGCTCTTTGGGGGTGCCTCTCGGTGGGCGGAGTGGTGATGGTGTGGATGGGGCCTGCAGGACACTTCTGGTTGGTTTCCCACTGTCCTTGCCGGGGCTGGGGCCTGAGTGACTTCTGTGCTCTCTGCTATTAATAACCAAAGTTCAGCGTTAGGAGGAAGTGCAGCTCACACTAGTGGGGGAGGGATGGCGGGGCAGGCACTGGCCCCGGAGACCCAGGGACCAGCCTACGACCTCACGGCTCTGTCTGGACAATGGGGCCCCCTCCCCAGAAGTGGGTCTGGGAGTCACAGCCACCATGGTCCTCCCTGACTCTCTAAGACTCAGGAAACAACACTGAATGAAtaagtggatgaatgaatgagccaAGTACCTGAAGTTGCCAAGCAAGGACATCTTTCTGACTGACATTCAGAACTGCCGGCTTCCAAGTTACACTTCGTTGAGGTGTTTGCATTTTTCAACAGTCAGGGGTTGTGGGAGTGAGGACccagagaagggagctggatggcccCTAAGAGAGGTCTGATCCCCTCTGAGGAcccctgcctgccttccaggCCGGGTAGGTGGATGGGCTGGGTGAGCACAGCTGGCTAAGGCTCAATCACCTCCCTGTGCAACCCCCTAGAGATGGTCTGGCAGGAATGCCGCAGGAAGCCACTGGACGGGGTTAGCCCTCTGAGCTCCTGTGGACACCGGAGCCCCCCTCTTAGACCCCACAGCCTCTCTCTGGGTTGCACCAGCCCTGGGGCATGATTGTTGCTTACTCTCCAGGGCCGTGGACCCCGTGCTGAAGGCCATCAAGGACGGTGATGACGAGGCCTTGAGAGCCATGATCAAGGAAGGGAGAAGCCTGGCGGAACCCAACAAGGAGGGCTGGCTGCCACTGCACGAGGCCGCTTACTATGGCCAGCTGGGCTGCCTGAAGCTGCTGCAGCGGGGTGAGcaagctggccagggctgggggagagctgctgggggaggctcTGTCCCTGGTGGGAAGGGCAAGTGATCCCCCACTGCTTGGCCATTGATGTCACCAGGTTGGAAGAGCTGAAGCGACATGTCCTCCCTCCATGCCCTCCCTAGAGTCCcccccccatcaccaccaccaaaacACACAaaccctgcttccctgcttctgctGTTGCCTCTTCAGGCTTCCAAGGGCAGGTCAGGCTAATTCCTAGAAAAGGATTGAGAGGCTTGACTTTTGAAAGAGCCACAGCCAGCTTGTTCCAGAATGTTCCAGGGGCTGATTTGGTGTGAAGAATGTTGCAGCTGTGCATGGACCCTGCCAAGGCTGCCCATAGCAGCTGGGGGACCCTGGGCCAGTCATGCTTCCCTCAGaaccccagctctctgctgagccAGGGGCTGATGGGAACCCCTGCAGGCCAACAACACCCCAGCCCTGCAGTGCAGAGCCCAACCAGGGgaggcttcccagaggaggtggCCTCTGAGGCCGGCTTGCAGAACTACAAAGCTAACACAAAGGACCAGGAGGAAGCAGGAGTGGCCTTGttgatggggtggggagaggcaggtgcTGGCTTCCTTTCTGAACTGTTCCCTTGCTCCTCCCAGCATATCCCGGGACCATTGACCAGCGCACGCTGCAGGAGGAGACAGCCCTTTACCTGGCAACATGCAGAGGCCACCTGGACTGTCTGCTCGAGTTGCTCAAGGCGGGCGCGGAGCCTGACATCTCCAACAAGTCCCGAGAGACTCCACTCTACAAAGGTAAGCCCCGACCACCCACCAGGGTGGGCTGCCTGGAGGAAAAGTCCAAATGCTAGGACTGGAGAGGCAGTGGAGCAGGGAACAACAGGTTCTGTGCCAGAACCTTCTTTGTCCCAGGATGGACACCACAAAGTTTGCAATAGACAGGGACCAGGTGCAGCTCCCTGGTGACTGGCCAAGAgtctagagagagagaaggcttaAGGGGAGGACCAGGCAGCTGGAGAGGTGTGGGTGCTGTACTTCCCCACTGTCAATGGTAGGTGTGAAGTTCTGTTGCTTAATATCTTATGTATTATaagccttgggcaagtcactcacTCTTTCTGTACCTCaccttcctcatctgtgaaagggGCCACTAGCCCTACCTCCCTGAAACAGAGGTGTGGGAGGAGCACAGGTGTTAATCACACAAGCTGAGTGCCTGGTCGTACCCTGGGCCCTGGGTTCAGGGCAGGGTCTTGGACATAGTGCAGAACCAGTGGGTGTCTGCAGAGTGACTGGCTGGTTGCTCAGCAGCAGACGGACAAACCCGGGGAAGCCAGGGCCTGCTGACCACGTCACTTCCGCCCCGGCCCCCAGCCTGTGAGCGGAAGAACGCGGAGGCAGTGAGGATCCTGGTACAGCACAATGCGGATGCCAACCACCGCTGCAACCGCGGCTGGACCGCTCTGCACGAGTCTGTCTCGCGCAATGACCTGGAGGTGATGGAGATCCTGGTGGACGGAGGGGCCAAGGTGGAAGCCAAGAACGCCTACGGCATCACCCCCTTGTTTGTGGCTGCCCAGAGCGGGCAGCTGGACGCCCTGAGGTTCCTAGCCAAGCATGGTGAGTGGCCAAGAGTCGGGGGCTGGGGTGAAGAGCATGGAATCCTCTAGGTGGCACGACTAGGAAGGACATCAGAACTCAGGGCTAAGGCGTGAAGGATGTGTGTCATCCCTGGGATATGCCCTCTCCCTGGAGGCTTGCTGGCTTCTTTTCTGTCAGGGAAAAGGAAGTTTCCAGAACTGCTGTAGCTTGTGATAAGTTAGAGGAGCCCTGATATGTTTCCGGAGCCAAATGAGGTAGCTGATGTCTTCATCCCATTTTATCGATGAACAGACTGAGGCTGAGGAAGGCTGAACCCCTGGGTGCATTCAGATCTGGATTCTGAACACGTTTGTCTGACTGCAGGCTGTGTTCTCATTGCACTTGACCCCAGCACTTTGGCCCATAAGGGCAACCAGCGTGGGGCTGTGTCCAGAGAAGCGTGAGACTCAGCATGTGGCTGAGCGGTTGGAAAAACAGAGGCGAGGCCCTTCCCTGTGGCTAGGGACAAATCTGCACCGACCCGGGACCCAGATTGGTGTGAGAACAaaggggcctgggcaggggcctgggagcccaggccaggaggctgggctgagggTTGGAGGCTCAGCAGGCTAGGATGGGCCGCTAAGTGGGGACAGCTGCCTCGCCTCCCACCCGCACTCTGAGCCAGGGGCTGTGGCCTTCAGGGCGGGGGCTGGCTTTCAATCCAAACATTTCTCgagtgtgggaagcagcaggtggagaccGGGCCTTCCAGGAGGCCTGGCTTTGATAGTTCAGTGGGGTCAGAGCggcccccactccccaccctgccAGGGGAGGAGAACACAAccccctatgggcactggctgTGCCCTTCCCCATGCCAGTCCCTGGGCACATGCTTGCTCATGGGACCTTGAGTGCAGCAATCTGGAGGCTTAGGGCCTGTCATTTGAGGTCTTCATGCGAGAGACCCAAGCCACAGAGCTTGGAATGCAGCAAACAAAACATCAACCCGAGTCTCTCCATCCCCTAAGCCTACTTTCCCGTCAGATCAAGcgaagtcactgcctgtgatgccgctggcatcccagatcagagtgctggtgtgagtcctggctgctctgcttccaattcagctccctactaatatgccaGGCAAGCACCCAAAGATGGTCCAAGcgtttggtcccctgccacccaagtgggacagccagatggagttcttggctcctggcttcaacctggcccaactctggtcacagtagctatttggggagtgaacctgcagatggaaaattttctctttctttgcctttcaaataaatacaatgaataaatcttttttaaaagacaaaacagcCTGGTCCCACCATCATTGAAAATAAAACCCCCAGGAGCCCTGAGATCCAGAGAGGTGTGTGGTTGATACAAGCCTTGACTGGCGGCCCTGAGGTGTCACAGCTGTCTTAGCAAGGAGGTAACAAGGACACACAGCACAGTGCCCAGCTGCTGGCCTCTCAGCGGCCTCAGCTCTGGGGAGCAGCTCTCTGTGCATAGCCCAGGACAGTCCTGTCCTTTCTAATTGGAGGGCGATAAAGGACGCCAAGTGCCACAGTGGTGGCAGCAGCCCCCATCACACCCCCTGCTTCTTCTCCTTCCCCAGGTGCTGACATCAACACGCAGGCCAGCGACAGCGCGTCAGCCCTCTATGAGGCCTGCAAGAATGAGCATGAGGACGTGGTGGAGTTCCTGCTGGCGCAGGGCGCCGATGCCAACAGGGCCAACAAGGACGGCTTCCTCCCGCTGCACGTGGCCTCCAAAAAGGGCAactacaggtgagcacaggagcctGAACAGTCGCCACCCCAGGGACTCGCAgggaggggcggggtgggggcggggcctgctCCAGTGTCCCACCCACAGGATGAGCAGGACGGGACACCTGTAAGCATGATACCAAGTGCTTCCCCAGCCTGTGCTGGGGCCACACATTGTACACGTAACCATTCTTTTTGTCACCCCGGGGGTGGACACTGCTGCCATCTCTCCTTAGCAGGTGAGGAGGCCCAGAGGGGCTGAGTGACTTGCCCAAATTCACTCAGTTTGGAGGGGCAGGAGTGACACTGTTCCCAGTGTCCTGTCTGCAGGAACTCATTCAGGGGCCAAGTGGACGCTACTTGGAGGTTACGAAGGGAGCCCTGCAGACAACTGGCCGGTGTGCAGGGAATGCCCTCGACAGGGTAGCTGCACACACTGAGCATTCCCTGTGAGGTGCTGTTTCAAAGGCACTTTCACGTTCATGAGTCGATCCACCTAAAACACAGAGAcaaacagagctcccatctgcttttCTTGTGGGGCGCGGggaggttgaagccagaagccaagagttcaACCAGGGCCtcaccagtgggtggcagggacccaaataccatGCCATCGCCTGCTGCCACCCAACGTGCTCATGAGTAGGGGTGTTTACTTTCTTAAGGAATCACCCCAGAGGAGGCAGCGAAAACCCCAGAGCCAGAGCTGACTCTGAGCCCCAGGCCATtctctgcaggaagccagcacaGGGCCAGCCAGGGTGCTCCCACCCAGACCCCCAAGACATACCCAAGGGAGACCCAGCCTTCCCTAGGCCACATAACTGGCTGCAGGGCAGACAGACCTGGGCTCGAATCTCTGCCTAACTTTTCTGAAACTCCGTCTCCCCTCCTgtgaaatggaaaataatgaCACCTGCCTCTGGGGGCCATCGTGAGGATGGGTGATGGGGATGGACGTGGAGAGGAACTGGAAATGAAGTGCATCGTGTGTGCTCAGGGCCTCCATGCTTCCCATCTCACGGAGCGAGAGTGCGGGCCATCACTCCTCAGCCTCGGCAACACAGGGAAGAGAGCCACACACTCAGGCAGTGGCCATGGGAAAGACGGCGCCATTCTCTTTATTAAGTGTTCAGTATCTGTCAGAGCTCAGCCGACACGACTTGCCTTGAGCTTGGCACCAGAGAAGGCCAAAAGCAAGCTCAGGAAGGGTCTGAGAGCTGGACATATCCTTGACCCTGGGCACCCCCTGCAATGCTTACCTGCACACTGGCATCACTCTGGGGGATTGTCAAAGATTGGCTTATCTATTTAAATTAAAGtgtaacagagagaaaagagagagagagagagagaccacctGCAGGTTCGttcccccaaatgcttgcaacagccaaggttacagcagcccaaagctttggcctgttATAAACATAAAGCAGGTCTCCTCTGGCggtgggcagggacccaattgCTTGAGCAGTCGGggtggagcattagcaggaagctggggtcaggagccagagctgagcctccaaCCCGAGCATGCCAATAGGAAATGTATGGCCTTGCAAAGCTCTTCAAGTGGGGCTTGGCATGGAGTAAGTGCTCAGCGGGCATGGCCATGGTCATTTAGAGTGGGTAATATGCCCACAGTGCCCCACAGGGCCATCCCCATTGCTAG encodes:
- the ASB2 gene encoding ankyrin repeat and SOCS box protein 2 isoform X1: MTCFSYAEYFALFHSHPAPSRSAVPPESPPAPAPMGLFQGVLQKYSSSLFKTSQPAAVDPVLKAIKDGDDEALRAMIKEGRSLAEPNKEGWLPLHEAAYYGQLGCLKLLQRAYPGTIDQRTLQEETALYLATCRGHLDCLLELLKAGAEPDISNKSRETPLYKACERKNAEAVRILVQHNADANHRCNRGWTALHESVSRNDLEVMEILVDGGAKVEAKNAYGITPLFVAAQSGQLDALRFLAKHGADINTQASDSASALYEACKNEHEDVVEFLLAQGADANRANKDGFLPLHVASKKGNYRIVQRLLPVTSRTRVRRSGISPLHLAAERNHDAVLEALLAARFDVNAPLAPERARLYEDRRTSALYFAVVNNNVYATELLLLAGADPNRDVISPLLVAIRHGCLRTMQLLLDHGANIDAYIATHPTAFPATIMFAMKCLSLLKFLMDLGCDGEPCFSCLYGNGPHPPAPLPSSRFNDAPATDKAPSVVQFCEFLSAPEVSRWAGPIIDVLLDYVGNVQLCSRLKEHIDSYEDWAVIKEKSLPGPWRTSAGCGFGRPSGNTASNSWTLCLSRAG